A stretch of DNA from Brevibacterium sp. CBA3109:
GCATCGCTTCGATCCGCTCCACACCCGCGTGGTATGCATCGTCGATGCCGGTGTCGGCACCATTGACGTTGAAGACGTTGGCGACGAGCGTGAGAGTTCCTGAGTAGTGGTCGTAGACCGCGATATCGCCGGGGATCATCAGCTGTACGGTCGGCAGATGATGCTCGTTGACTCGGGCGGGTCCAAGCCTTTCGAACTGACGTACGATGTCCCAACCGAAGTACCCCACGAAGCTCGAGACCATCGGGGGAAGAACCGACTCGGTCGCATCGACGGCAAGCAGTTCAAGGGTCGCGGTGACTGCATCGAGGACGCTGCCTTCGGTGGGGATTCCCACCGGAGGTGTGCCTTCCCACCGAAAACTCTCGTCCTCGGAGATCAGGGTGGCCACGGGGGCGGAGCCGATGAATGAGTAGCGCGCCCAGGCTCCGGACACAGCCGACTCGAAGAGAAAACTGCCGGGGCCGCCGTCTGTGAGTTTGCTGTACAGGCTCAACGGAGTCTCGGTGTCGGCCAGAACTTCCGCGTGGACTGGCACCAGACGGTGATCGGCGCCCGAGGCCCGGAACTCATCGAGGCTGGGGCGGATCGTCAGCCCGGTGTCAGTCGTCCGTGTGTCAGTTGGCACTGATGGTCCTTCCGGTGAAGCACGTCGGGGTCAGGGTGTGGCAGGCCGGCCCGGTCTGTTCAACCTCCATGAGCAGAGCGTCGCAATCGCAGTCGAGGCTCAGGGAGGCCACCTTCTGAGTGTGACCCGAGGTCTCGCCTTTGACCCAGTATTCCTGCCGGGACCGCGACCAGTAGACTGCGGCGCCGCTGCTCAGGGTGCGCTCGATGGCTTCGGTGTCCATCCAGGCCATCATGAGGACCTCACGGGTCGTGACCTCCTGGACGATGACGGGAATGAGCCCGTCGGCGTTGACCGTGATCAGTTCGCGCCAGTTCTTCGGATTCGCATCGACTTCGGCAGCAGAATCGTGTGTGCTCATCGGACTTCGATCCCTTCCCTTCGCAGTGCGTCCTTGACTTCGACGATGCTCAGCGTCCCGAAGTGGAAGACACTCGCAGCCAGCAGCGCGTCCGCTCCGGCAGCCACGGCCGGTGCGAAGTGTTCCACCCGTCCGGCTCCCCCGGATGCGATCAGAGGGACGTCGACGGCTGCCCGAGCCGCGGCGATGAGTTCGAGATCGAACCCGTCGCGAGTGCCGTCTGCGTCGATGGAGTTGAGCAGGATCTCGCCGACGCCACGCTCGGCCGCCTCGGTGATCCAATCGATCGCGCAGCGACCGGTTCCCTCACGACCGCCGCGTGTGGTGACTTCGAAGCCAGACCGCGTCTGCGTCCCCTGCGCACGCCTGGCGTCGAGGGACAGGACGAGGACCTGATTGCCGAAGTGATGGGCGATGTCGCTGATCAGCTGGGGGCGTGCGACTGCGGAGGTGTTGACGCCGACTTTGTCGGCCCCATCGCGCAGGAGCCGGTCGACGTCGGTGACGCTGCGGATGCCGCCGCCGACGGTCAGAGGAATGAAGACCTCTTCGGCAGAGGCGCGGACGATGTCGTGAACGGTCTCCCGATCACCGCTGCTGGCAGTGACATCGAGGAACGTCAGTTCGTCCGCCCCGGATTCCCCATAGCGTCTGGCCAGTTCGACCGGATCGCCGGCGTCCTTGAGATCAGCGAACTTCACGCCCTTGACGACACGGCCTTCGTCGACGTCCAGACACGGAATGACTCTGATGGCAACCATGTGACTCTCCTAGATTCCCAGTCGGCGATCAGATTCCAAGTGTGCGATACCGTTCCATCCGGCGCGCCAGGCGCCGGGCAGAGGGCTCGCGCATGAGCTCGATGAGTTCGTACTCCAGTGTCGCACCAACCCGGGACACGAAGTCCAATGGCTCTTCACTCGCATCCGGATGTTCGGCGATGATGCGGTCGACGACTCCCGTCGCCTTGAGCATGGGTGCATGCACGCCTTGGCTCTGGGCCATCTCCGGTGCGCGGTCGGTCGTCCGATGCACGATCGCCGAAGCACCTTCCGGAGGCAGGGGCGATAGCCACCCGTTCTCGGCGCTGAGCACTCGATCCGCCGGGATCAGCGCGAGGGCACCCCCGCCGGAACCCTCACCCAGGATGAGGGACACCGAGGGCGCGTCGAGGTTGGCGAGGTCGGCGAGGCTGCGGGCGATCTCTCCGGCGATTCCACCCTCTTCCGCAGATTTCGACAACGCAGCACCAGGGGTGTCGATGACGGTCACGAGTGGCAGATCGAGTTCGGCCGCCAGCCGCATGCCGCGCCTGGCCTCTCGCAGTGCCGCAGGCCCGAGCGGTGCCCGGGAATCTTGGCGGAAACGATCCTGACCCAGCACGATGCACGGGGCGGAGCCGAATTTTGCCAATGCCAACAGGAGCCCAGGGTCCTTCTCACCCTCCCCTGTGCCGTTGAGGGGAAGCACGGTGTTGGCCGCGGTACGCAGCAGGTCGCGAACCCCGGGACGATCAGGGTTGCGGGAACGCGTGATCGCCTCCCATGCACCAGAGTTCGGGTCGACGATCTCCGGACGAGTGTCGGGATCGGCCACGCGGGGAGGGACCTCTTTGGCTCCCATGAGGACGTCGAGGACTCGTGCAACGGTGGCCGGGATTCGCTCGGGACCGATCACTGCGTCGATGATGCCGTGCTTGTGCAGGTTCTCACCTGTCTGCACGTTCTCCGGGAACTTCTCTGCGTAGATGGCTTCGAAGACACGCGGACCGAGGAAGCCGATGAGTGATCCCGGCTCGGCAACGGTGACGTGGCCCATCGACCCCCAGGAGGCGAAGACGCCGCCGGTGGTGGGATGCCGCAGGTACACGAGGTAGGGCAGGCCCGCCCGTCGATGGGCCACGACGGCATTGGTGATCTTGACCATCGACAGGAAGGCGATCGTGCCTTCCTGCATCCTGGTTCCGCCCGAGGCCGGGCCGGCCAGCAGCGGCAGTCCTTCGAGCGTGGCACGTTCGATTGCATCAACGAGTCGCTGCGCCGCTGCAACGCCGATCGAACCGGCGAGGAATCGGAATTCCCCGGCGACGATGGCGACGCGACGGCCCTCGATCATGCCCTCTCCGGTGATGATGGACTCATCGACTCCCGACTTCTCCCGGGCGGCGGCAAGTTCGGCCGCGTAATCTTCGGAGACGCCCCCAGCGGGCAGGATCGGAGCTGTGTCCCAGGACACGAAGGATCCGTCATCGACGACTATGTCGAGAAGTTCATGTGCATTCAACCGTGCCACGTGCTTATCTCCTGTTTCAGATGTGTCTGACGAACGGTAAAGCGGATTCGGGCCACCCTGTGCGGATCGGGCGGTGCCGCTGCGGTCAGGGGCCTCAGCTGTCCGAATCGAGCCAGGACACGATCGCATCGGCGTCCTCGTTCAGCAGAGGCGGCGCGTCGTGGGCGGTCCTCGTGGTTTCGACCTCGGACTCGCCATCCGCGTCGAAGAACCGCAGGGGCGGTCCGGGCAGGTCGATGTCGCCGAGGACGGGATGGTCGACCGAGACCTTGAGGCCCTGACTCAGAGCCTGGTCCCACGAGTAGACCTCTTCGAGGGTGCGGACAGTACCCGACGGGATTCCGGCGTCTCCGAGCTTGGCGAGCAGCTCATCACCTCCATAGGCGGCGAACTTGCTTTCGATGAGTTCGATGACGGCCGGACGGTTCGCGACACGAGCGGCGTTGTCGCCCATGCCCTCAGTGGCCGGGTCGATGTCGAATGCGGCGCAGAACTTCTGCCACAGGTTCTCGTTGCCCACGGAGATCTGCACGGCTCCTTCCTTGCAGTTGAACAAGCCATAGGGCGCGAGCGAAGGATGGTGGTTGCCGCCGGGTTCAGGGTTCTGCCCGGCCACGGTGGCGCGTGTGCCCTGAAAGGCGTGAACTCCGACCATGCCGGCGATGAGTGAGGTGCGAACGACCTTGCCCTTGCCCGTGCGTTCACGTTCGAGCAGTGCCGCGAGAACACCATAAGAGCCGTAGATGCCGGCCAAGAGGTCGGCAATGGGTACGCCGACGCGCTGCATGTCATCGGGTCCGGACCCGGTCAGCGACATGAGACCGGCCTCGCCCTGGGCGATCTGGTCGTATCCTGCGCGGGAGGATTCGGGACCGTCGTGGCCGAAGCCGGTGATCGAGAGGAGCACGAGGCGAGGGTTGATCTCC
This window harbors:
- the hisF gene encoding imidazole glycerol phosphate synthase subunit HisF, translating into MVAIRVIPCLDVDEGRVVKGVKFADLKDAGDPVELARRYGESGADELTFLDVTASSGDRETVHDIVRASAEEVFIPLTVGGGIRSVTDVDRLLRDGADKVGVNTSAVARPQLISDIAHHFGNQVLVLSLDARRAQGTQTRSGFEVTTRGGREGTGRCAIDWITEAAERGVGEILLNSIDADGTRDGFDLELIAAARAAVDVPLIASGGAGRVEHFAPAVAAGADALLAASVFHFGTLSIVEVKDALRREGIEVR
- a CDS encoding CaiB/BaiF CoA-transferase family protein, giving the protein MSNDTIAGVEGPLTGYTVIDLSRALAGPHAGMMFGDLGARVIKVENPGKGDDSRSWGPPFVGPEDDPQATYFFSCNRNKESIALDLKSDTGKETLRELISRADVLIENFRSGVLERLGFSTTVCMEINPRLVLLSITGFGHDGPESSRAGYDQIAQGEAGLMSLTGSGPDDMQRVGVPIADLLAGIYGSYGVLAALLERERTGKGKVVRTSLIAGMVGVHAFQGTRATVAGQNPEPGGNHHPSLAPYGLFNCKEGAVQISVGNENLWQKFCAAFDIDPATEGMGDNAARVANRPAVIELIESKFAAYGGDELLAKLGDAGIPSGTVRTLEEVYSWDQALSQGLKVSVDHPVLGDIDLPGPPLRFFDADGESEVETTRTAHDAPPLLNEDADAIVSWLDSDS
- the hisI gene encoding phosphoribosyl-AMP cyclohydrolase, with the translated sequence MSTHDSAAEVDANPKNWRELITVNADGLIPVIVQEVTTREVLMMAWMDTEAIERTLSSGAAVYWSRSRQEYWVKGETSGHTQKVASLSLDCDCDALLMEVEQTGPACHTLTPTCFTGRTISAN
- a CDS encoding carboxyl transferase domain-containing protein, with protein sequence MARLNAHELLDIVVDDGSFVSWDTAPILPAGGVSEDYAAELAAAREKSGVDESIITGEGMIEGRRVAIVAGEFRFLAGSIGVAAAQRLVDAIERATLEGLPLLAGPASGGTRMQEGTIAFLSMVKITNAVVAHRRAGLPYLVYLRHPTTGGVFASWGSMGHVTVAEPGSLIGFLGPRVFEAIYAEKFPENVQTGENLHKHGIIDAVIGPERIPATVARVLDVLMGAKEVPPRVADPDTRPEIVDPNSGAWEAITRSRNPDRPGVRDLLRTAANTVLPLNGTGEGEKDPGLLLALAKFGSAPCIVLGQDRFRQDSRAPLGPAALREARRGMRLAAELDLPLVTVIDTPGAALSKSAEEGGIAGEIARSLADLANLDAPSVSLILGEGSGGGALALIPADRVLSAENGWLSPLPPEGASAIVHRTTDRAPEMAQSQGVHAPMLKATGVVDRIIAEHPDASEEPLDFVSRVGATLEYELIELMREPSARRLARRMERYRTLGI